One Candidatus Atelocyanobacterium thalassa isolate ALOHA genomic window, AAGATACTCTATAAAAACTAAATTATTTGATTTGATTAACACATGTCTTAAAAATTAGTTGCAAAAATATACATGGTTTAAGTACTAATTGCTTATTAATTTTTTGAAAAAATTATCTTTTAAGATAAGTATATTGGCTTAATTCTACATATTTAATAAGTAAAGTCTCAATTTTAGTAGCTATTTCACAGAAAGTTCTTGTAATTTTTCTAAAACAATTTCACCGTGGTTTTTAACTTTTACATTAAACCAAATGAAACTAATACTCTTGCTTAAATTAATTAAAAAAGTAGAACGAACAATGCCCATATATTCCCTTCCCATAAATTTTTTCAATTTCCAAACATCATACTTCTTTGCGACTTCATGATTGTGATCAGATAATAACTCTATAGTTAGATCATGTTTGTTAATAAATTTAATATGTGACTTTTCAGAATCTGGGCTAATGCCAATAATTTTAGCCCCAAAAGATTCAAATTGAGGCATTAGTTCTGTAAACTCTTTAGCTTCTTTTGTACAACCAGATGTATTGTCTTTAGGATAAAAATATACAATTAACCATTTATTGGATATGCTCCCTAAACAAAATTCTTTACCATCTTGGTTGTTAATTTTAAAATCAGGAGCAGGATCTCCAATGCTTAATAAATTTTCCATACAAAAAAATAAATGTATTAATAAATAATACTTAAGAATATTACATAAATATGCCTTTGCATAATAATCTTATTAAAATATCACTTTTTAATTTTATTTAAGGAATAACACAATCTCATAATGACTTAGTTTTATAAAAAATTTTAATAAAGCACACTATAGTCTTTTTCTTTGTCTATGTTTAGATACTGATTCTACTAATCCTAATGCTATAAAATTAGTTAATAGAGCTGATTTTCCATAGCTAAGCCAAGGCAGAGGAATTCCCGTAATAGGTGCCAACCCTACTGTCATACAAATATTAATAATTACCTGAAAGGATGTCATTGATAAGACCCCTATAACTAATAAAGAGCCAAAATTTTCTTTTGCTTTAGATGCGACTACAACATATCTAAAACATATTAACCAAAATATTATCAGAATTACTATGGAGCCAATAAATCCAAATTCCTCGCCTATCACTGAAAAGATAAAGTCTGTATGCTGTTCCGGAACAAAGTCTAACTGAGTTTGAGTTCCTTGAAATAAGCCTCTTCCCCATAGTTCACCTGAGCCAATTGCAATACGGGATTGTATTAATTGGTAGCCACCGCCTAAAGGATTTTTTTCAGGTTCTAAAAATAAAGTCAAACGATCTTTTTGATAATCTCTTAATAATTCCCAAAAAATATTACTTAGTTTGCCTACTGTAAAATTTATAGTCATAATCCCTATTGTAGAGATAAAACGATAAGGTAAAGTAACCCAAGAAATAATACCCATCACTATTGTCCAAACAATCCAGGCAATAAAAAAAATGTTGAATAGAATAGTTGAAATAATAGGAGAAACCAGTAAAATTAACAAACCTGTATGTATGTTTGCCCAATAAAGCATTCCTAGTGTAATTGCTCCAAACACAAGTCCTGTACCCAAATCAGGCTGACACATTATTAAAACCCAAGGGATAAATGTTATTCCTAAAATTTGTAATACTGATACGATTTTAGTTCCATCGTTCTTATGTAACAACGCTGCTAAAGTAATTATTAATCCAATTTTTGCAAATTCTGAAGGTTGTATATTAAACCCCCAAATTTCGATCCAACTTTGAGCTCCATTAGCAGTTACTCCAAAAACAATAACTGCTATTAATACAACATTTGTCAGACAGTAAATTAGCCAATGCCATATCATTAAATTTTTATAATTAAATCTAGCTATTGAAAGCATTATGACAAAACCAATACTTCCTGATAACAAGTGCTGTAGATAGTTAGTAGAAGTTTCATTGATCTCTGTACTTTTAATAGTTAGTCCTCCTAAACTAGTTAAACTAACTATAAGTATTAATAATAACCAATCAATTTCAAAAAAAATAGATAAACATGAAGAAAGAAAGTGTTTATATTTTTTTTGAAAATTGTATCTTTGTGGCCTTGGCATAATAATTACAATAATTACTTACATAAATAATATATTTTTCTAAGTCAAAAATTTGAAAGTTCAGATAGAATAAAATATTGTTATTTAATTTACGCTAAAGCCATCATTGATACTTTGCCAGCAATTTTTTGAGCAATAAGTTTCAAAGCTTTGGCCGACGCTGATTGTGGATGTGATATTAAAATAGGTACTCCATTATCTCCACCTTGTCTAAGAGAAATTTCTAAGGGGATAAGTCCTAACAAAGGAATTTGTAGTTCCTGTGATGCTTTCATCCCTCCACCAGATCCAAAAATATCATAAGAATGATCAGGTAAATCTGGAGGGATAAAATAACTCATGTTTTCTACAATACCTAAAATATTGGTTTTAAGCTGTTCAAACATTTTAATTCCACGATATGCATCTATCAAAGAGACATTTTGTGGTGTAGTAACAATAACGACCCCAGCCATAGGAACTGATTGTGCTAAAGTTAATTGAACATCTCCTGTTCCAGGAGGCATATCAACAATTAAGTAGTCAAGTGATCCCCAATTGACTTGATGTAAAAATTGACGAATAATTCCGGTTAACATAGGACCACGCCAGATTACTGGCTGACCAGGATTAATTAAAAAACCCATTGATACCATTTTTATGCCATTACTTAAAACAGGTTCTAAGATATCCCCTTCTGGTCTCTTTTCAACTGTAACCTGATAGTCTTCTACTCCGAGCATAGTAGGTGCATTAGGTCCATAAATATCAGCATCAAGTAAGCCAACTTTAGCTCCCATTTGCGCTAAAGCAACTGCAGTGTTAACAGCTACAGTACTTTTGCCAACACCTCCTTTCCCACTAGAAACAGCAATTATATTTTTTACATTTGGTATAGACTGTTGGGTAGGCAAAGCTTTTTGCACTGGAGTTTCTGATGTTACGTTTATTTTAACCTCTTGAACTTCTGGTAATTCTTTTAATGCTTTTTCACAATCTTGAATAATTAGTTCTTTTAAAGGGCACGCTGGAGTGGTTAATACTAAGGTAAATTCAACCGTACTATCTTTTATTGAGACATTGCGAATCATATTAAGAGTTACTAAACTCTTTTTTAACTCCGGATCTTGAACAGGTTGTAAAGCATTTAAAATTGATTGATGGTCAAGCATAATGATTCATTAATTTTTTATAAATTAAAAGCTAGTTGTTGCATTTATTTATTAAATGTTAACTGGTTTCTATTTTATATGTTATTTTCCATGTTTTTGGAAACGATAATATACTTGGAACATATAAAGTCGATAAAAATATAAGCAACAGTAACTATTGTTATTAATATTTATCTGTCTAGCCGCTGTAACTATTTGGTCCTAAATTAGATAACTACTTGACAATTAGATATATTTTTATTCTCATCTTTTTTAAATAGGAATATTTAAAAAATCTATTAAAAATAATAATATAAGATTCACTTAGTAAAAGTCTAAAACTTCATTAACAAGTCATTGTTTTTCAATAACAGAGATAATAAATATATTCAAAAAATATATTATGTTAAATAGATTACTCTCTATTTTGAAGTCAGCTATCAAAAAAATGATAACTGACAGAATTTCAATAACCAGGATATAATTTAATGTGAAGCCATTATTAAAAAATTTATCAAATGAATAATTCTGTTCTTAATGCCTTTTTCCTAGGTCGAGCATTTGCTGAAGTACTTAGTGAAAAAATTGAAGAATCTTTAACTAATACGCTTAGTGAGCTAAGCAAATTAAATGCTGAACAAAAAGAGATTTTAAATGATTTTGTTCAAGAAGTACAAACTCGTGCAAAAACAAATTTCACGCAAGATGATTTTAGTAATGCCACTGTAAATGATTTTTCATCAATAGATCTTCAAGAAACTATTGATGATCTAAGGGCAGAAATTGCTCGTCTTAAAGTTGAATTAAAAAATTATCAAAATTAAAAACTTTAATTTTCAGAATTCTTACATGTAAAACTAAATATAAAATAAATTGAGTGTCTGCCTTACCTACAAAAGCTAGTTCTATACATATAAAGTTATCTACGAAAAGAAAAAAATACCATTGGAATAGTAATAATTATTCTAGTAACCGCCGTCGTTTAGATATTTGGTTATTTTTCTTATCTTTCATGTTTAAACTGTGGCTTAATAAGAAAAAAATTAGCTATAGAGGAGGATGGACCCAAGAAAAATTAATTAAGAGAAAAAAAATATTAGCAATTTGGATACGAGAAAAATTACTAGATCTAGGTCCAACTTTTATTAAAATCGGACAGCTTTTTTCAACGCGTGCTGATCTCTTTTCTTCTGAATATGTAGAAGAATTATCAAAGCTCCAAGATGAAGTTCCTGCTTTTGACTATGATGAAGTAAAAAAAATTATTGAAAATGATCTAGGAAAGCCTTTATCTCAGATCTTTTATTACTTTGATGCTCTTCCTATAGCAGCTGCAAGCCTTGGACAAGTTCATAAAGCCATATTATATTCAGGAGAAGAAGTTGTTGTTAAAGTACAACGTCCTGGTCTTACAAAGTTATTTACTATTGATTTAGCAATCCTTAAAAAAATTACCTATTATTTTCAAAATCATCCTAGCTGGGGTCGAGGAAGAGATTGGATTGGTATTTATAATGAATGTTATAAAATTCTTTGGCTAGAAACAGAATATCTTAAGGAAGGAAGAAATGCAGACACTTTTCGACGTAACTTTCGTAATAGAAATTGGGTAAAAGTACCACGAGTTTATTGGAGATACACTGCTTCTCGTGTTTTAACATTAGAGTATCTTCCTGGAATCAAAATTAATAACTATAAAGAATTAGAAGCTTTAAGGTTGGAGCGCAAAATATTAGCTAGATTAAATGCAGAAGCTTATTTATATCAGATACTTAAGGATGGATTTTTTCATGCCGATCCTCATCCTGGAAATATTGCAATTAGTAAAGACGGAGCCTTAATCTTCTATGATTTTGGAATGATGGGGACTATTGAGCCTGATCTTAATAAAAAATTAATGAATACGTTTATTGCTATCACTCAAAAAAATAGTGACAAAATAATCTTTTCTTTAATTGAATTAAATATATTAGACCCCAAAGTTGATATTGGTCCAATTCGCCGCTCTATACAGTTCATGCTAGATAATTTCATGAATAAATCTATGCAAGAACAATCTATCAGTGCTATAGGTGACGACTTGTATGAAATTGCTTATAACCAATCTTTAAGATTTCCTGCTACATTTACTTTTGTTATCCGAGCTTTTTCCATGTTAGAAGGTGTTGGGAAAGGATTAGACCCTGACTTTGACTTTATGGAAATTGCCAAGCCCTTTATTTTAGATTTGATAAATTCTTCTAGTCAAAACACTAATAATCACTTACTAAATCAATTTTCTAGCCAAATGATAGAACTTGGTAACGAGACTTTAGGTTTACCAAATCATATTAATACTACACTTAAAAAGTTAGATCAAGGTGATATAAAATTAGAAGTTCGTTCAGCTGAATCAAATAGAATTTTGCGTCAACTTAAGATGATACAAATTGCAACTATTTTTGGAATTTTTACTAGTTCATTATTAATTTGCACGACTCTCTTGTTTATTAATAATTATTTTAATCTAGCCTTGGCAACTATACTAATAGCATTGATACCACTATGGGTGGTGATTAGGATTGTATATAGAACTAAACGCTTTGACAAGCATTTTTAAATATTAGATATTCGTTCAAGACATAGTACTTAGAAAAATTAATCATATATGCTTTTTACTGGATGTATATAAGTGAAAATATATTAATAATAAAAAATTAATTCATAAAGAATTTACTCTTTAATTTTTTATTATTAAATTAAATGAGACTTTATAATATATTTTAAATTTAAGGTAAGATTACATGTTAAGAACATTAACTTAGGTTAAAGCAGATTGTTTTTTAATTAATAATACTTAGAATAAACTATGAAGATCAATACCGATGATAAAACTATTGTTAAAAACTATTTTAACGCTATAGGATTTGACAGATGGCAGAATATTTACGGCAATGGGAAGGTCAATAAAGTCCAAGAAGACATTCGCTTTGGACATCAACAAACTATTGACACAGTATTAAAATGGCTAAAATCGGATGGTGATTTATCTGGACTAGTAATTTGTGATGCTGGATGTGGTGTAGGTAGTTTAAGTATACCTTTAGTAAAAGAAGGTGCGATAGTTAGTGCTAGTGATATTTCAGAAAAAATGGTTACGGAAGCGAGAAAAAGAGCAAATGATATATTAGAAAACACTGATACCATTAACTTTTATGTTCAAGATTTAGAAACATTAAAGGGCAACTTTCATACAACAATTTGTCTTGATGTTCTAATTCATTATCCTTCTGATAATGCAGCTAAAATGATTAATCACCTAGCTTCGCTAACTAATTCTAGAATAATTTTAAGTTTTGCTCCTAAAACTTTTTACTTAACTGTTCTTAAAAAAATTGGTGAGTTTTTTCCTGGCCCTAGTAAAACAACTCGTGCATACCAGCACAATAAAGATATGATAATACAGACTTTAAAACAAAACGGTTTTAAGATTCAACGAACAGGAATGACTAGTACTAAATTTTATTATTCTCAAATTATTGAAGCAATAAAAGAATAAATATAATATGTTTATTTTATTTAATTCTTTGAGAAAGATATAAGTATTCTGCATCAACGAATTATTGGTAATAATTGATATAACAAAAAAATTAAGATGATTTTTGTATAAAAATAAGCTATGTAACTTTATTCTCAATAAATGTAAGTAAAATTTTTTAGATCAGTTATCATAGTATTTCATATTGTAAAAATTGAATATATTAAAAGTAACCTTACAAAATAATTTAAAATACTACAAGTTATATTAATTACTTATTTTGTTATATCACTGTTCCACTTTGAATAACTGCATTTTTAATAATTACAACAATTCCGTCACAAATATAAAATCCTTCATCTTCACGACTAGACTCTTGTATATCATTTTTATTTAAAATAATTACATTCTCACCAATACGTGCATTTTTATCAATAATTGCATGTTTAATCAAACTATTTTTACCTATACCTATAGGAATTTCCTTAGGACTACTATACGAACTATTAACAGTTGAAGATTCATAAAAATCTGCTCCCATTATCATCGTGTCTTCAATATGGCAATTCATTTCGATACGACTTCTAATTCCTAATATGGAATTATGAATACGACATTTTTTGATAATACATCCCTCGCTAATCATTGACTTTGTAATATGAGAATCAAAAACTTTAGTAGGAGGTAGGTAACGTGCATGGGTATATATAGGAGATTGTTCGTTATAAAAACTAAACGCAGGATTTGGCTGATGATTAAGAGCTAAATTAGCTTCATAAAAAGCTTGGACAGTTCCGATATCTTCCCAGTACCCATCAAATAAGTACGCTTGAAGATTGTATTGTACTGCGGCATTCGGAATAACTTCTTTTCCAAAATCAGTTTGTTCTGGATTATTTTCAAGAAGCTGTGTTAACACCTTTTTATTAAATACATAAATTCCCATTGATGCCATGTAAGGTTTTTTTATTGCTTGCTCTTTACTTAGACCTAAAATTGAAGATTTACATTGCATTTGATTTAATTCATTTTCCGAAGGTTTTTCAAAAAAACGAATGACTTTACCTTGATTGTTAATTTTTGTCAGGCCAAGACAAGAAGCTCTTGTTTTATTTACAGGAACTACAGCTAAAGTAATATCAGCGCCAGTGATTCTATGCTGTTTGATGAAATCATCATAATCCATACGATAAAGATGATCTCCAGATAATATTAAATATTCATCGACATCCCATTCATTAAATAACCAAAGATATTGACGTACAGCATCAGCTGTTCCTTGAAACCAACTTGGATTTTCTTTTGTTTGTTGTGCTGCTAAGACTTCTACAAATCCACCACTAAAAGGACCAAAGTTATATGTATGGGTTAAATGATGATTTAATGAAGCAGAATTAAACTGAGTTAGAACGTAAATTTTTTGTATTTTTGCATTAATACAATTGCTAATTGGTATATCAATTAAACGATATTTTCCTGCAAGAGGAACAGCTGGTTTTGCTCTTAACTTAGTCAAAGGATATAGACGAGTACCTGCACCACCTCCTAATATAATTGCCAATACTTTCTTCACACACACCTCACAATCATCTCTTAAATAAAGTGTAGAGCTAAGGAGGAAATCTGAAAAGTGATATAAAAAAGTATAAGATTAAATTATCTCTAGATATTAATTTTAATTATATAAATAATAAAAACTAAATATCTTCTCACAATCTTTATTCTTACAATAAAAAAAGAAAATTTTTTTATCAAAAAAGAGTATTAAAAAATATTAACAATAGTTATAATAGATTAGTGGCTATTCAATAATTAGTAGATTACGATATTAATGTTTCTATGTTTCAGTTAAAGGCACCTTTTAAGCCAACAGGAGATCAGCCTAGGGCTATTGAAGAATTAATATTATCCTTAAAGGAAGGAAATAAATTTCAGACCTTGCTAGGAGCAACTGGAACAGGTAAAACATTTTCCATTGCTTCAGTAATCGACAAAATCAAAAAACCGACCTTGATCCTAGCTCATAATAAAACCTTGGCTGCCCAATTATGTAATGAATTAAGAAATTTTTTCCCTAATAATGCTGTGGAATATTTTATTAGTTATTATGACTATTATCAACCTGAAGCTTATATTCCTCTCAGTGACACTTATATTGAAAAAAGTGCCTCAATTAATGACGAGATAGATATGTTAAGACATTCAGCTACTCGCTCATTATTTGAGCGACAAGATGTCATTATTATCGCATCTATTAGTTGTATTTATGGATTAGGAATGCCCTCTGAATATCTAAAAGCCTCTATTCCCCTAGAAGTAGGAAGAGAGATTAATCAACGTCAACTTCTCAGAGACTTGGTTAATGTTCAATATTCCAGAAATGACATGGAGTTGAAAAGAGGACGATTTAGAGTTAAAGGAGATATTTTGGAAATTGTTCCTGCTTATGAAGATCGAGTTATTAGAATCGAATTTTTCGGAGATGAAGTTGATAGTATTCGATACTTACATCCAGTTTCAGGAGATATTTTAGAAGATCTTAAAAAGATTAATATTTATCCGGCACGTCATTTTGTTACGCGAAAAGATAGACTAGATGCCTCTTGTAAAGCTATTGCTGAAGAATTAGAACAACAAATTGTTAATTTTGAACAAGCCGGGAAATTATTAGAATCACAACGTATAAGTCAAAGAACACGCTATGACTTAGAACTTTTACGTGAAGTAGGATATTGTAATGGTGTTGAAAATTATTCTCGCCACTTAGCAGGAAGAGAATCGGGAGAATCTCCAGAATGTTTAATTGATTATTTACCCAAAGATTGGTTATTAGTCGTAGATGAATCTCATGTAACAATACCGCAAATTAGAGGGATGTATAATGGCGATCAAGCAAGAAAAAAAGTTTTAATAGATCATGGTTTTCGTCTTCCAAGTGCAGCTGACAATCGCCCTCTTAAATCAGATGAATTTTGGAGTAAAGTTAATCAGTGTATTTTTGTCTCTGCTACCCCTGGTGAATGGGAGCTTGAAAAGTCAGAGGATAAAGTCATTCAACAGGTAATTAGACCAACAGGTATACTTGATCCAAAGATATCTGTAAGACCTACAAAAAATCAAGTGGATGATTTATTAGGAGAAATTAAAGATAGAGTACAGAGACAGGAAAGAATTCTAGTTACCACTTTAACAAAACGTATGGCAGAAGACCTAACTGAATATTTTCAAGAAAGAGAAGTTAAAGTTAGATATCTACACTCTGAAATCAAATCTATTGAACGTATTGAAATTTTACAAGATTTAAGAAACGGAGAATTTGATGTTTTAATTGGGGTTAATTTGCTTAGGGAAGGGCTAGATTTACCAGAAGTTTCTTTAGTAGCTATATTAGATGCAGATAAGGAAGGCTTTTTAAGAGGTGAAAAATCTTTAATCCAGATTATTGGACGTGCAGCTCGACATATTAATGGTCAAGCTATTTTATACGGGGACAAACTTACAGATAGTATGATTAAAGCTATAGAAGAAACGGAAAGAAGAAGACACATACAATCATCATACAATGATAAAAATAATATTATCCCTAAATCTATAATTAGCGAGCGCAATAATTCTATCTTAAACTACCTTGATATTTCTCGCAGTTTAGATACCGAGAAACTTGAAGAAATCTGTGATCATATAGAAGAAATATCTTTAGATAAAATACCTGAGTTAATCAAACAGTTAGAATCTAAAATGGAAAAATCTGCAAATCAATTAGACTTTGAATTAGCAGCAAAATACAGAGATCAGATTAAACATTTTAGAGATAAGATGTTAGGACGCCTATAAGTTGACTCATAAGTCTATATTTATAATCTCTGAATGTTTGAATTTGTTGAATTCTTTTAATGTATTCTTAGTACTAGAATATTGAAAAGCTTTATGCGGATAGCGAGATTTGAACTCGCATGGCCTAAGCCACACGCCCCTCAAGCGTGCGTGTCTACCGTTCCACCATATCCGCAGAGATTTCATCGTAGCACAAATAACAGAAAAAGGGCTATGGTTTATAGTGCGTTGATAATTATTTGTCTTTAGACTACTTAATAAAGTCAGTATATCAAGTAATTAAATTGTAAAGAAGTCTATAATCAAAGCAAAGCCATGAGATTTTGTTAAACTTTCTTTGCTATTAAATAGTTTAGAATATTTGAAATTATAACTTCTTCTTTAACAGGTTAAATTCTACCGTAGTAAGCAATTTTTCTATTAGATTGCCAGGCCCACATCTGATCTCCAAGAGAAAAATGCCACCATTCATTCGGATGTCGTACAAATCCATAATTACTCATAATCTTGTTTAATATTTCTCTTCTCTCGTTATAAGCTATTTCCATAGAACTTTTACTGTGAAAATAATAGAAAGGATGTGATTTTTTAGATAAATCATCAATTTCACACCCCATATCTAGTAAACATCCTTTAGAATTAACTAAGGTTAAATCGATTGCTGCTCCAGTACTGTGCGGTGGTGGAGAAGTATATTTTTTAGAGGGAACAGCCCAAATTTTATAAACTTGGTTAAGAAGATTTCTTTTTTCTAAAATAGATAGTTTCTTGGAATTTAGTCCTTGTTCTCTTGTTAAGTGAGAAAAAGTATAATCCACCATAAACTGTTGTACGTTTATGGGGCGATAAGCATCAAAAATGTGAAGCTTCCATCCTTCATACTTATTTTGTAAATAGTTTTGTGCACTTTTTAAAGATTCTAAAACCATGGAGCGCAAATAATAAGGTGATTTACCTCCATATATGGCTCCTAATTTTTTGTAAGGATGTGGATCTTGGACGGAAAAATACTCTAAAGGAATGGGAACAAGCTCATCCTTACAATCTTGGATTACAATTTTGCTATAGTTTTTCATTAATTTTATATTTTATATAAGTCGATATATACACAGTAAAGTAAAACTGAAATAATTTAAATTATGGTCAAAAGTTAATTACTTTTTTAGAATATGGTCCTGTAAAAAACAATCAAATATTACTTATATATTAGCTTGCGAATGAAAAATCATTTCACCACTTTTTCAATCTTAGAGCGAGTAATTTTCCAAAATGGAAATGTTTGATTCAAATTAAAAATTGTTCCATTAATATCATTTTGAATAAATGCATATTCTTTAGTTTGCCAAAGAGGTATGTAAGGAACGTCTTCTGCTAGGATTTTTTGAATTTTAACAAAAATTTCTTCTCTTTCTGTCGAGTTTAACGTTTTTCTTTGCTGAGTAATTAATTGGTTAATTTTTTCATTATGATAAAAAGAGCCTTGGACTTGAGAACTCCCTTCTATGCAATTTTGCGTTGCTGTACCTTTAATGCAATTTAAAAACGGATAAATATAGTTATCTGCATCTAAAAAGTCTGGGTACCAATTAGAGAGAATTGATTGGTAAGAACCTAAACTTAAGTTTTTAAAGAAAGCTACTGAAGATATATTGTTAGGAATAAATTTTAGCAATCCTCCAAAATCTCTTTTAGCTAAGCTCTTTAGAATAGCAGCTGCTTGGCTCATTTCTGCTGAATCAGAAGAATACCATATTTCAATGGTGGCAGGATTTTTCCTAGAGAATCCTGCTTCAATCAAAAGTTGTTTTGCTTCAGCTACATTATTATATATATCTTTAAAGACAGGTCGGGAAACATTAAAAGATTTTGGTATCATGGTGTATGAAAGTTCGCTTTGTCCTTTGAAAATACGTTCATTAAATAGCTCGCGATCTATCAATGTTGCAATTGCCTTTCTAATAACCTTTTGACTAGTAAATTCTGAGTTAACGTTTAGGGCCATAAAAGTAATATTTGTACTTATATTTTCGATAACTTTACCCTTTCCAGCACGAGATTCCTTTATTAAATTTTCAACTTGTTCTGGAGTTAAAGACTGATAAGCAATATCAATACTTTTAGTACGAAAAGCATTAAAAAGATTCGCTGCATTATTAGAATATATTTGTAAATTAATACCTTGATTTTTAGGCTTTTCTCCCCAGTAGTTATCAAAAGTATCTAATTGTAATAAACCAGTATGAAATTTTTTTAATTTATATGGCCCCGTTCCAACAAAATTGTTTGGAACAAATTTTCCTTTACCTATTTGATAAGCTTGTGGAGATACTGCGCAAATTCCAGGAAAAGCCAAAAGAGCAGGAAAAGCAGAAAAAGGCTCTTTTAATGTAATGATCAATTCATACTTTCCATTAGTTTCTATTTTTTCAATAGTATTAGTTAATAAAAAAGAAGGTTTTCCTCCATTAGCCATAAACCTTTCCAGTGAAAAAGCCATTGCTTCTGAATTAAAGGCTGTACCATCATGAAATTTAACTCCTTTCCTGAGGCGGATAGTATAAACAAGACCATTTTTACTTATAGTGGGCATCTTTGTAGCTAATTGCGGCTTTAACTTAGTAGTGCCTACTTCATAAGTATAAAGAGTATCACTTAGATTATAGATAATCATCATTCCAGATAATTCATAATTATCTGCTGGATCTATTGTACGAGGCTGGGAAATTGTGCCAATAGTTATACGATCACTATTATTTTCAGATGCAGAAGAAGATGTTAATTCTGATTGTTTATTACAACCTGTGATTAATACCAAATAAGTACTGAGAAATGATAGGGTTATTAGCTTTCTTGCTTGATATGACCTTTTCCAAAACC contains:
- the bcp gene encoding thioredoxin-dependent thiol peroxidase, yielding MENLLSIGDPAPDFKINNQDGKEFCLGSISNKWLIVYFYPKDNTSGCTKEAKEFTELMPQFESFGAKIIGISPDSEKSHIKFINKHDLTIELLSDHNHEVAKKYDVWKLKKFMGREYMGIVRSTFLINLSKSISFIWFNVKVKNHGEIVLEKLQELSVK
- the rodA gene encoding rod shape-determining protein RodA, with the protein product MPRPQRYNFQKKYKHFLSSCLSIFFEIDWLLLILIVSLTSLGGLTIKSTEINETSTNYLQHLLSGSIGFVIMLSIARFNYKNLMIWHWLIYCLTNVVLIAVIVFGVTANGAQSWIEIWGFNIQPSEFAKIGLIITLAALLHKNDGTKIVSVLQILGITFIPWVLIMCQPDLGTGLVFGAITLGMLYWANIHTGLLILLVSPIISTILFNIFFIAWIVWTIVMGIISWVTLPYRFISTIGIMTINFTVGKLSNIFWELLRDYQKDRLTLFLEPEKNPLGGGYQLIQSRIAIGSGELWGRGLFQGTQTQLDFVPEQHTDFIFSVIGEEFGFIGSIVILIIFWLICFRYVVVASKAKENFGSLLVIGVLSMTSFQVIINICMTVGLAPITGIPLPWLSYGKSALLTNFIALGLVESVSKHRQRKRL
- a CDS encoding Mrp/NBP35 family ATP-binding protein → MLDHQSILNALQPVQDPELKKSLVTLNMIRNVSIKDSTVEFTLVLTTPACPLKELIIQDCEKALKELPEVQEVKINVTSETPVQKALPTQQSIPNVKNIIAVSSGKGGVGKSTVAVNTAVALAQMGAKVGLLDADIYGPNAPTMLGVEDYQVTVEKRPEGDILEPVLSNGIKMVSMGFLINPGQPVIWRGPMLTGIIRQFLHQVNWGSLDYLIVDMPPGTGDVQLTLAQSVPMAGVVIVTTPQNVSLIDAYRGIKMFEQLKTNILGIVENMSYFIPPDLPDHSYDIFGSGGGMKASQELQIPLLGLIPLEISLRQGGDNGVPILISHPQSASAKALKLIAQKIAGKVSMMALA
- a CDS encoding DUF6825 family protein, giving the protein MNNSVLNAFFLGRAFAEVLSEKIEESLTNTLSELSKLNAEQKEILNDFVQEVQTRAKTNFTQDDFSNATVNDFSSIDLQETIDDLRAEIARLKVELKNYQN
- a CDS encoding ABC1 kinase family protein, encoding MSALPTKASSIHIKLSTKRKKYHWNSNNYSSNRRRLDIWLFFLSFMFKLWLNKKKISYRGGWTQEKLIKRKKILAIWIREKLLDLGPTFIKIGQLFSTRADLFSSEYVEELSKLQDEVPAFDYDEVKKIIENDLGKPLSQIFYYFDALPIAAASLGQVHKAILYSGEEVVVKVQRPGLTKLFTIDLAILKKITYYFQNHPSWGRGRDWIGIYNECYKILWLETEYLKEGRNADTFRRNFRNRNWVKVPRVYWRYTASRVLTLEYLPGIKINNYKELEALRLERKILARLNAEAYLYQILKDGFFHADPHPGNIAISKDGALIFYDFGMMGTIEPDLNKKLMNTFIAITQKNSDKIIFSLIELNILDPKVDIGPIRRSIQFMLDNFMNKSMQEQSISAIGDDLYEIAYNQSLRFPATFTFVIRAFSMLEGVGKGLDPDFDFMEIAKPFILDLINSSSQNTNNHLLNQFSSQMIELGNETLGLPNHINTTLKKLDQGDIKLEVRSAESNRILRQLKMIQIATIFGIFTSSLLICTTLLFINNYFNLALATILIALIPLWVVIRIVYRTKRFDKHF
- the bchM gene encoding magnesium protoporphyrin IX methyltransferase, which produces MKINTDDKTIVKNYFNAIGFDRWQNIYGNGKVNKVQEDIRFGHQQTIDTVLKWLKSDGDLSGLVICDAGCGVGSLSIPLVKEGAIVSASDISEKMVTEARKRANDILENTDTINFYVQDLETLKGNFHTTICLDVLIHYPSDNAAKMINHLASLTNSRIILSFAPKTFYLTVLKKIGEFFPGPSKTTRAYQHNKDMIIQTLKQNGFKIQRTGMTSTKFYYSQIIEAIKE
- a CDS encoding glucose-1-phosphate adenylyltransferase, producing the protein MKKVLAIILGGGAGTRLYPLTKLRAKPAVPLAGKYRLIDIPISNCINAKIQKIYVLTQFNSASLNHHLTHTYNFGPFSGGFVEVLAAQQTKENPSWFQGTADAVRQYLWLFNEWDVDEYLILSGDHLYRMDYDDFIKQHRITGADITLAVVPVNKTRASCLGLTKINNQGKVIRFFEKPSENELNQMQCKSSILGLSKEQAIKKPYMASMGIYVFNKKVLTQLLENNPEQTDFGKEVIPNAAVQYNLQAYLFDGYWEDIGTVQAFYEANLALNHQPNPAFSFYNEQSPIYTHARYLPPTKVFDSHITKSMISEGCIIKKCRIHNSILGIRSRIEMNCHIEDTMIMGADFYESSTVNSSYSSPKEIPIGIGKNSLIKHAIIDKNARIGENVIILNKNDIQESSREDEGFYICDGIVVIIKNAVIQSGTVI